In Gossypium arboreum isolate Shixiya-1 chromosome 3, ASM2569848v2, whole genome shotgun sequence, the sequence CACAATGGATGGGTTACTATAGGCAAAAATGGTTCATCTTTACAGTTGTGTTTAACGGTTAGAACCGAGCGAGACCCAAGATTCGTGTTCCAGTTCGGTGGTGAACCTGAATGTAGTCCACAGGTTTTTCAAGTTCAAGGAAATGTTAAACAAGCTGTTTTTACTTGCAAGTTTGGTTTTAGAAACACAAGCGACCGGAACCTAGGATCAAGGTtagctttttttttattatataaagtTCAAAGGATCTTCTTTTACATTATaaagttttgatttttggttATGTTATTGTACAGATCCTCTTTGTCTGAATCAAAAGCTCCAAGGAAATGGCTACCTTCATTAAAAACAGATAAAGACCAGCCTTCTAAAGAACGAAAAGGGTGGTCAATTACAATCCATAACCTTACTGGTTCACCGGTAGCAATGGCGTCAATGGTGACACCCTTCGTACCATCTCCTGGTTCAGACAGGGTCACAAAATCCAACCCCGGTGCATGGTTAATTCTCCGACCAGGTTGTGGAACATGGAAACCTTGGGGTCGTCTCGAAGCTTGGCGTGAACCTAGTTTCACCGACGCCATTGGATTCAGGTTCGACCTCTTCCACGACGATATCACTACCGCCGCAAGTGTAACATCCACCGTCGCCAGCTCCACCATCAACACCAAACTTGGCGGGAAATTCACCATGGATATGACAACAAGTTTATCAACCCCATCAATAAGTCCACAAAGCAGTGGTGATTTCGGGTCAGGATCACGTTCCGGGTCAAGACCAGGATCCGGATCAGGATCAGATTTCGGGTTTTCGCCGCAAAATCAATTCAGGGGAGGGTTCGTGATGTCATCAACGGTGGAAGGAACGGGGAAATGCAGTAAACCGGAAGTGGAAGTAGGGGTACATCACGTGACATGCACGGAGGATGCAGCAGCTTTCGTGGCATTAGCAGCGGCTATGGATCTAAGTATGGATGCTTGTCGGTCTTTTAATCAAAAGCTAAGGAAAGAACTGAGACAACAGCAAACTCAGAACTTTGTCGTTTAATCTAGTGGTGGTGGGAATTTTTTTGTCGTTTCTAGGTTTTGGTTTTTGTGGTTAAAGTAAAACTGATCTGAGGTGTTCTTTTTGGGGGATGATTCTTTTCGGCAGATAAACTAACAGCAAATCCCTTGAGCtggatttttttaattattatttgtacAGTGCGGAATGACATGGCATTCatactttttcccttttttaatttcattaaattccTTGTGATTACTcaattttattcatctttttctacTTCATCTTTCTTGTTTATTATACATACCCCATTATTCCTTTTCTTTTCACCTTCCTTTTAACCTTCGTTCAATTTAGTACATGAATTTTTTCGATTTGATACTTAAGTTTTTTCTTTTACGGTTAAGTATTTGAGTTTaacttaaatgtttaattttgtaTTCAACAGTAAATCTAAGAAAAAAATTAGAAgggatcaaaatataattttaccatgcATTAGtttattatttcatcattttctttaaaagaactaaataatttttttcattttaattgtcagagtgtaattttatcatatataaatttataatttaatgatttttactgGAGTTGAAATGTAATTTTCCATTGGGGGAGAGGCCAGCATGCCCCCTTTGCATTCGCATCTGTTGGTATCTGAGTTTTTCCAATTTGAAACTTGAGCTTTTTTTATCACGGTTTAATATTTAAGTCTGGCTTCAATgtttaatttggtacctaaattaAATCATAGATACTTaattggaagaaaaaaaaagctcaGGTGCCCAATTGAATATTAAAGCCAAATTTAGGTGCTAAACTgttaaaaaaatatcaaattggaAAAACATCAAGTATCGAATTAAACATTAAAGTTAAATTTAGATACCAAATATTATATTAACCATATATAATATATGACTTATTGTGACTGGGAATCCTATGTTGGACATGTGGAAGTGTTGGATTGAAGAAAATCCACATGTCAAGTTGCAAGGATTAATGTAGAAGCAGATTTAGTCCTCCAAAGACTTAATTTTTTTCATAATGCAGCATTTATTACTTGGGTAATATTTGTTGGACTTTTTTTCTGCAACTATAAGCAAAATCAATTAAATGTTCATCAACTTCAATGGAGTTTTCATATTAGTGGGTGCAGATATGAATATAAGATGAGGATAATAATAGGACTAGCTTTTATTGGATAGTGAAAGGCCAAGGACTATTTTGATCAAACCGAAAAAGAAAGCATATGAATACTTAAGTTCTTGGATATTTCAGAAGCACTTTTTTggcatattttagcttttagagTGTACCAAATCTTAAAAAGTAGCTAAAATTTTGGCATATTAGAATCTAAAAATTTATTGGAGATATGCATCAAAGTCCCTATGACTTGTGTCCCTATGACTTGTGTCCTTACTACCTTGTTTATCTCATTGATTATGCTAAAAGTTTTTATCTGTGGCCAATAGGACAGTAAGGGACGAATAAAAAGGGTTCAAATTAGACCAAATTCATATTCGATTGTTGACGGTGGTTCATCCCAAGGCCGAGAGTCGTAGGTGCTTTCACGTATGGTTTTCTCGTGTAGAAAGAATTAGGAATCCCTATAAGGTATGGAGAAAGGCTAATATAGCTCTCTAAGCCCCGTGAAACATGTATGGGGTGTGTGAGGACCATGTATTTATAGCCATGCAGCATTTAACAAAGTGAGATGGTGACGAAATTACCTCTAAAACTGATGGGTGAAGTCTCCATGTGTGATATGGTGAGGTCTTCCAAATGAGGTGAAAACATACATCTCTTTCATCCCTATATGAAGGCTTTAAGTTGGCAGCTGATACTGGTGGGTTCACTTATGCTATTTGTGTGCATTTAATCTTTGAAAAAAAAGGCCCTCTACTTGGTTACTTTTAAGTCATTCACATAGCCTTTTGGTCATTTCTTGGTACCATGACCATCAGCCCTTACCTCCTTTCGCAGCTACAGTAAAAAAGCAAACTAATCCTTTAACATGAGTAAATTAATCCCTTTTAAGTTAGATTAAATAgtaaattaatccttttattaaaacttttattcattttagtaaaAAAAATTGGTCTCTATACATTAACATAAGATACATATAGCATGTCACATGTCATTGCCTTGTTATTTCGTTAGTTAGGTTTTTAACAGTACAATTAGATGAATTTTTTAATGTACAAGAACTAACTCTTAATATAAAAGCCTCCATGATACTTTCACCTATTTCTACTCTACATCTCagttaatttgaaaatttaatgaGCCTTGTTTTCTGGTGTATATGATACACCTTTTGAAATTGAATTCTGCACCTAATACTGCCTTTAACAACTAGACAACCTGCAATTACTGGACCTATAATAAGATTTTTGGTAAAAGATTAGACCTCTCGCATTATGTTGATCATGCACATTGACAATAtggatgatgttgaagtataattCACATCAACTTGAAAAGAACCTTGAAAGCTGAATACAAATTCAACTATTTTCTACACTAGTTTACTTTTCTAGCCATCCATATATGCTTTACTTCTCAGCAAAAGGGTGTAAGGCTGTTAGTGTGACTAAATAGAGAATGTCATGTAAGCAGGTTGGCATTTGGTAACCTACAATTAGTTTGAGGTTAAATCTGCTGCCAAGCATGTATAGAGGCCTGGATTTGTGGCCTCAATTAGTAGCAGAAAAGGGATCATGTGGATAAATGGTGTGAAAAGTTTTCTTTCTCTGTCATCATTAAAATTCTCATACATTGCCCTACTAAACAGCCTGTCTTTAACAATTTGAGGCTGTGTTTTTTCTTTCAAGATTTCTTGTAACATGACAGGGATCTCAGGCTTTGGATACTGTCTGATTCTTTTTTCCCCTCAAATGAAATAGAAATTAATAGCGACTTCATTATTAGTAATTTGATTTTTATACCTTCAACATTTATGTATTGTGTAATTTGATCTCTATTTACAGTTTTGTTTTTCTAGGTGACCCTTTCACCAAAAAAGTTAACAAAAACAATTTAATCCCAAAGTCACAAAGAAGCAAAAGTGCAAACAATAAATCAAATTATAGAATATGTAAACGTTTAGGACTAATTTTTTATACGAATGAAGACTAAATTGATGTAACTTATAAATGTTGAGAGTTAAAGTTGTTATTATgtcaatttcaaaaatatcaccATTAGCCTTTTGATGACCAAAAATGATAAAATCGAATAGTTGAacgactattttataacttttcataatttaatgaccaaaacaaaatttattaatagttggatgactactaatgtaatttattcttaaatttttattcatGAATATAAAAATGAGATCACAGATAGCAgtaaacaaagaaaaatatatgaaattatcTTATAAAACAGTTTAGAGATGTTGTTCATCAAGTCAGGATGGCCGAGTGGACTAAGGCGCCAGACTCAAGTTCTGGTCTTCGTGAGAAGGCGTGGGTTCAAATCCCACTTCTGACAGCTTTTGCGTTTTTGCAGCAAGTTCAATTTACTAAGCCACTACACTAATTTTTGACTTCACGCCTTGACATCTAATTACAGCCTGCATTGTTCTCACCACTCATGCTGTCATGCATTAAGCAATGTCTTTTAGCTACCATACCACACACTCGTGCATTAAGCCATGCCAAAcaaatggaaaatgaaagatttaaaagaaaaataatattcacataaaagaACTTGCCACAAATTATACAGATTGCATCCACtaacaatataatataatagtcTACACATTTTGATTTTTAAAGAAGAAACCGTATTCTCTAAACATAGTTTGATATTTAAATAAAGTAGAAACAAAGCTCTCTAAAAAACCATTACCAGTTTTAAAGCAGTTCACAAAAACTGAACAAACCATTTATCTAACCAGAATTTTTATTCAGCTACACTATCTTCATTGTTCGCCCCCTCTATTGTAGTATCTGGCAATGTACTCAAATCTATTTCAGTACCTTTCTCTTCTTGTGAAACCGAATTGTCGGAAGTATCAATGGGGTCGTTATGATTTCCGTCCACAGTCTCATTAGAGGAAGAAGTGTCTTCGTTTTCATCTTTTCCATCTGATTCATTGTCACCTTCTTGTTTCTCATTATCAGTAGTCTCCTTATTCGTGGAAGATTCAAAACCGTTACCTTCGGTTGTTACATTTATCCTCGGGGTATCATCTACTACGTTCTCGATCTTGCTTGCATCTACTACGGTCTCATTGgctttttctttatatatttcttCAATAACCCTACCACCTCCTGTTGTATCTAGAGCTGAAGTCCCGTTTTGCAGTGAACCAGCCTCGTTGTTGGTTTCTTTACTCTCTTCCGTAGAGTTATTGCTTGCTTGGACAATGGGCTCTGTTGTGTCTGTTGTGTTTTGAAGAGAGATATGCTCAGAGTTTGATGATCCAGTGTCGTGATCATTTGCTTTACTGTCAGTCGTGTTCAAGTAACTACCAGTTTCGGAATGTTTACCTTCATCGGCCTTCAAATCTGACTTGTTTTCATCACCAGTAGACGAGCTACCACCTTCAGATTGTTTACCTTCAGACTTGTTTTCATCACCATCGGTTTTCTCAGTAGCATTGGCTTTGCTCTCCTGCTCCAAAACATTCGTTGTCAAGTTGTCATTAGGATTTTCCATTTCTAATTTATCAGTTTCAGAGGTAGTAATTTGTGTGTCATGGGACACGGCACTGGAAGCATCATCTCCCTTGTATTGCTCCTCTCTTGCCTCGTGTGTATCCCTATCCCCTCCATCGACATTCTGATCATTTGCTGACTCCTCATTTCCTTCATGACCCTCTTTTTCCTCGTTCTCTTTATCATCACCCTCGGCTTCTCTCTCTTTCTCCTCGTCCATTAATTCTTCTTCATTACCAACTTCAGCATCTGCTCTTTCTTGCTCGTTTTCATCGACCTCATCATCTCCAACTACTTTTCCTTCATCTTCCGCTTCTTCATCCTTAATTTCAGCTTCTTGCTCTTCATCCTCATGCTTGCTCCGCACTTCTTCAGCctcttcatcttcttcatgtTTGTTTGTTTCTTCTTCCTCCTCTTCTTCGTGTTTACTTCCTTCTTCCTGCTCCTCTTCTTCATGTTTGCTTCCTTCTACCCGTTCCTCTTCTACGTGTTTTATTGCTCCTTCATGCTCCTCTGCTTCTTGCCTCTTAGTTTTTTCTTCCTGTTCTTCATCGTGTTTATTTTCATCCTCTATcacattttcttcttcctcttcttcttcgtGTTTGAAGTTCTTAGATGCTTCCTGCACGTGAGGTAGGTCTTTCCTCCCGAATTTTAAGATCAAATCATCGGCTTGTTCTTTCACAGAGACTTTAGCATCTTTTGCATCAAATTCTTTTCTCTTATCATGCGAGCGCTTGACTTGGTAGATTAACCAGAAGCAAACCCCGAGTAACAGGCAAATCTGAAGGACATGTTTTATCCTGATTCCTTTCGATCTTTGGTTTCTACTTGATGTCTTCTTGAACATGATGGAAATCCAAAGACCCCCCTACACTGATTTCCTTCCTTTATATATATTGACTGAAAATTGATTAAAAGGACTGATTAACCATTTGAAAAATCAAATTGCATGTATACTTGAGTGACCAAAATCATATCCAAATGCTAAATTATAAAATACCCAAATTCTCGGCAATATCTTTGACATAAAACCAATTCAGAAACAATGCAATCTTTGCCTATACGGACATGGAACCGCAATACCACAACTAGTTGAAATCAATATGCTCAACTTTCATTCAGCAAAAATAACAGAACAAGAGGCAACTTTCAAATTCTTACAGGAAAAAGTGAACTTGTTCTTGTATAACTTGTGAAACTAAGTGTCAAAACAAGTGATGTCAAACAAACAAACAAGATCACATGTCTTGTTTAAGATTTCGATATGATTTCTTAAGGACGAAGTGTCCTTTTCAAGAACATGTGAAAAAAATCAAAAGAACAGGCAAATTTTATGACCTTTTTTTCGAAACCTGTCACATAAACTGGTTGTTTTCTAAGTTCATTACTACCCACCTATAAATGATAGAAACACAGACCGATTTGAATGAAGTGGGAAAGAAGGGACATTAGGAAATTTTGCTTTAAACCATTTCTCTTTTATTTATCTCAGATCTGTTTTACGGGCTGAGAACAATCCTGTTCAAGCTAGGGTGGTGTTCAGGTGAAGCCCTCCCAATATTAACGACTACAAGAACCAAACTCAGTCCAAATGACTCGGGATAAAATCCACTCCAATTCTTCCAACCACCTATTGGTGTCCTCTTATGTTTTACGAGCTGAGTCTAATCTTGTTGAAGCCGGGGTGGTGTTCAGGTAAAGTCCTCCCAATAGTAATGAGTAATGACTCTAAGAATCGAACTCAGTCCAAATAACCCGGGAAAAAGTTCACTCCACTTCTTCTGAGACCTATGGATGCATTAAACCATTTCCATCATACTATCTCTCATTATATTTTCAATACTAGCATTAACAAATAGGTTTCAATGTTATTTCATAGTACTAAACTGCTAGAAATCAAAGAATCCAAACTA encodes:
- the LOC108474633 gene encoding uncharacterized protein LOC108474633, translating into MDPCHFVRILVGNLALKFPSTQSSSSCYCKIKLKNFPHQVATIPHQDIETNNCSSQKPLAACFSLSKSQIDNIVSKWGSSYKVSIEVYTGGSGSGSTCGLSSGKLLGKVSVPLDLLGAESRPCVAHNGWVTIGKNGSSLQLCLTVRTERDPRFVFQFGGEPECSPQVFQVQGNVKQAVFTCKFGFRNTSDRNLGSRSSLSESKAPRKWLPSLKTDKDQPSKERKGWSITIHNLTGSPVAMASMVTPFVPSPGSDRVTKSNPGAWLILRPGCGTWKPWGRLEAWREPSFTDAIGFRFDLFHDDITTAASVTSTVASSTINTKLGGKFTMDMTTSLSTPSISPQSSGDFGSGSRSGSRPGSGSGSDFGFSPQNQFRGGFVMSSTVEGTGKCSKPEVEVGVHHVTCTEDAAAFVALAAAMDLSMDACRSFNQKLRKELRQQQTQNFVV
- the LOC108476078 gene encoding uncharacterized protein LOC108476078, which produces MFKKTSSRNQRSKGIRIKHVLQICLLLGVCFWLIYQVKRSHDKRKEFDAKDAKVSVKEQADDLILKFGRKDLPHVQEASKNFKHEEEEEEENVIEDENKHDEEQEEKTKRQEAEEHEGAIKHVEEERVEGSKHEEEEQEEGSKHEEEEEEETNKHEEDEEAEEVRSKHEDEEQEAEIKDEEAEDEGKVVGDDEVDENEQERADAEVGNEEELMDEEKEREAEGDDKENEEKEGHEGNEESANDQNVDGGDRDTHEAREEQYKGDDASSAVSHDTQITTSETDKLEMENPNDNLTTNVLEQESKANATEKTDGDENKSEGKQSEGGSSSTGDENKSDLKADEGKHSETGSYLNTTDSKANDHDTGSSNSEHISLQNTTDTTEPIVQASNNSTEESKETNNEAGSLQNGTSALDTTGGGRVIEEIYKEKANETVVDASKIENVVDDTPRINVTTEGNGFESSTNKETTDNEKQEGDNESDGKDENEDTSSSNETVDGNHNDPIDTSDNSVSQEEKGTEIDLSTLPDTTIEGANNEDSVAE